In Prunus dulcis chromosome 1, ALMONDv2, whole genome shotgun sequence, the following are encoded in one genomic region:
- the LOC117624177 gene encoding agamous-like MADS-box protein AP1 has protein sequence MGRGRVQLKRIENKINRQVTFSKRRTGLLKKAHEISVLCDAQVALVVFSNKGKLCEYATDSCMDQILDRYERYSYAERQLVEPDIESQCNWTFEYSRLKAKVELLQRNQRHYLGEDLDSLTLKEIQSLEHQLETALKQIRLRKNQLMHESISELQRKERAMQEQNNLLAKKIKEKEKAAAEEVHNWEQQNNGLNLLPQPLPCLNMGGTQQDEFLQARRNQLDLTLEPLYSCNLGCFAA, from the exons ATGGGGAGGGGTAGGGTTCAGCTTAAGCGCATAGAGAACAAGATCAACAGACAGGtgactttttccaaaagaagAACTGGGTTGCTCAAGAAGGCTCATGAGATCTCTGTCTTGTGCGATGCTCAGGTTGCTCTGGTTGTCTTCTCCAACAAGGGCAAACTCTGTGAGTACGCCACGGATTCATG CATGGATCAAATACTTGACCGCTACGAGAGATACTCTTACGCAGAAAGACAGCTAGTCGAACCCGATATTGAATCACAG TGTAACTGGACCTTCGAATATTCTAGACTAAAGGCTAAAGTTGAGCTTTTGCAAAGAAATCAGAG GCACTATTTGGGAGAAGATCTCGATTCGTTGACTCTGAAAGAGATCCAAAGTTTGGAGCACCAGCTCGAGACCGCTCTTAAACAAATTCGATTAAGAAAA AACCAACTCATGCATGAGTCCATCTCTGAGCTTCAGAGAAAG GAAAGGGCGATGCAGGAGCAAAATAACTTGTTGGCAAAGAAG atcaaggagaaggagaaggctGCAGCTGAGGAGGTTCATAACTGGGAGCAGCAAAACAATGGCCTCAACCTGCTTCCACAGCCTCTTCCATGTCTAAACATGGG GGGCACGCAGCAAGATGAATTCCTTCAGGCGAGGAGGAACCAGCTGGACCTTACTCTGGAACCATTATATTCATGCAACCTCGGATGCTTTGCTGCTTGA
- the LOC117614067 gene encoding protein BIG GRAIN 1-like E, translating to MSSISTGVLSADPAADKIHKKSFHRRNDSGELDVFEAARYFSGYNEAPSSHNNNNTNTSTFSQKMMKEDRSWRGGRISLDIPIRHMLHHPQQHPHHHHHHHHVVVEKQNVKDKKYKQPSSPGGRLASFLNSLFNQSASKKKKSKSSTTQSMKDHHEEESPGGRRRRRSSISHFRSSSTADAKSIYSSSSSGFRTPPPYNYGQTAASKSCKDLRSYSDHKQQNLQQQVVSLSKYNTNGQVKSTAALQYEEVVLDDKKSNRELSWLDHEKFKYSNGLSEKYKISSDQDHKGLLKRLSEVVDDDDYDEGADSDSSSDLFELQNYDLGCYSSGLPVYETTNVENIKIRSSGTPISNASS from the coding sequence ATGTCCAGCATTAGTACAGGGGTGCTCTCAGCTGACCCTGCAGCTGATAAGATACACAAGAAATCCTTCCACCGAAGGAACGATTCGGGTGAGCTCGATGTGTTTGAAGCTGCAAGGTACTTCTCTGGATACAATGAAGCTCCCAGCAGccataacaacaacaacaccaACACGTCGACGTTTTCGCAGAAGATGATGAAAGAAGACAGATCATGGAGAGGAGGCAGAATTAGCCTTGACATTCCTATTAGACACATGCTTCATCATCCTCAACAGcaccctcatcatcatcaccatcatcatcatgtgGTGGTGGAAAAGCAAAACGTCAAAGACAAGAAATACAAGCAGCCGAGCTCTCCAGGTGGGAGACTAGCTAGCTTCTTGAATTCTTTGTTCAACCAATCAGCAtctaagaagaagaagtcaaAATCCAGTACCACGCAGTCCATGAAAGACCATCATGAGGAGGAGAGTCCTGGTggaaggaggagaaggaggagCAGCATTAGTCATTTTCGAAGCTCGAGCACCGCAGATGCCAAGTCCATATATTCTTCATCAAGTTCAGGTTTCAGAACACCTCCTCCGTACAATTATGGACAAACAGCAGCCTCAAAGAGCTGCAAAGACTTGAGAAGCTATTCAGATCACAAGCAGCAAAACCTGCAGCAGCAGGTGGTGTCTTTGTCAAAGTACAATACTAATGGACAAGTAAAATCCACAGCAGCCTTGCAATATGAGGAGGTGGTCCTGGATGACAAGAAATCAAACAGAGAACTGTCTTGGTTGGATCACGAGAAATTCAAATACAGTAATGGGTTGTCAGAGAAGTACAAGATTAGTTCAGATCAGGATCACAAGGGGTTGCTCAAAAGGCTCAGTGAggttgttgatgatgatgattatgatgaaGGTGCAGATAGTGATTCAAGCTCTGATCTTTTTGAGTTGCAGAACTATGACTTGGGTTGTTACTCAAGCGGCTTGCCCGTGTATGAAACTACAAATGTGGAGAACATCAAGATCAGATCATCAGGAACACCAATTTCCAATGCCTCATCCTGA
- the LOC117614164 gene encoding protein BIG GRAIN 1-like E, whose translation MSSISTGVLSADPAADKIHKKSFHRRNDSGELDVFEAARYFSGYNEAPSSHNNNNTNTSTFSQKMMKEDRSWRGGRISLDIPIRHMLHHPQQHPHHHHHHHHVVVEKQNVKDKKYKQPSSPGGRLASFLNSLFNQSASKKKKSKSSTTQSMKDHHEEESPGGRRRRRSSISHFRSSSTADAKSIYSSSSSGFRTPPPYNYGQTAASKSCKDLRSYSDHKQQNLQQQVVSLSKYNTNGQVKSTAALQYEEVVLDDKKSNRELSWLDHEKFKYSNGLSEKYKISSDQDHKGLLKRLSEVVDDDDYDEGADSDSSSDLFELQNYDLGCYSSGLPVYETTNVENIKIRSSGTPISNASS comes from the coding sequence ATGTCCAGCATTAGTACAGGGGTGCTCTCAGCTGACCCTGCAGCTGATAAGATACACAAGAAATCCTTCCACCGAAGGAACGATTCGGGTGAGCTCGATGTGTTTGAAGCTGCAAGGTACTTCTCTGGATACAATGAAGCTCCCAGCAGccataacaacaacaacaccaACACGTCGACGTTTTCGCAGAAGATGATGAAAGAAGACAGATCATGGAGAGGAGGCAGAATTAGCCTTGACATTCCTATTAGACACATGCTTCATCATCCTCAACAGcaccctcatcatcatcaccatcatcatcatgtgGTGGTGGAAAAGCAAAACGTCAAAGACAAGAAATACAAGCAGCCGAGCTCTCCAGGTGGGAGACTAGCTAGCTTCTTGAATTCTTTGTTCAACCAATCAGCAtctaagaagaagaagtcaaAATCCAGTACCACGCAGTCCATGAAAGACCATCATGAGGAGGAGAGTCCTGGTggaaggaggagaaggaggagCAGCATTAGTCATTTTCGAAGCTCGAGCACCGCAGATGCCAAGTCCATATATTCTTCATCAAGTTCAGGTTTCAGAACACCTCCTCCGTACAATTATGGACAAACAGCAGCCTCAAAGAGCTGCAAAGACTTGAGAAGCTATTCAGATCACAAGCAGCAAAACCTGCAGCAGCAGGTGGTGTCTTTGTCAAAGTACAATACTAATGGACAAGTAAAATCCACAGCAGCCTTGCAATATGAGGAGGTGGTCCTGGATGACAAGAAATCAAACAGAGAACTGTCTTGGTTGGATCACGAGAAATTCAAATACAGTAATGGGTTGTCAGAGAAGTACAAGATTAGTTCAGATCAGGATCACAAGGGGTTGCTTAAAAGGCTCAGTGAggttgttgatgatgatgattatgatgaaGGTGCAGATAGTGATTCAAGCTCTGATCTTTTTGAGTTGCAGAACTATGACTTGGGTTGTTACTCAAGCGGCTTGCCCGTGTATGAAACTACAAATGTGGAGAACATCAAGATCAGATCATCAGGAACACCAATTTCCAATGCCTCATCCTGA
- the LOC117624167 gene encoding agamous-like MADS-box protein MADS2 produces the protein MGRGKVELKRIENKINRQVTFAKRRNGLLKKAYELSVLCEAEVALIVFSTRGKLYEFCSGSSMEKTLERYQRCSYSALEASQPAQDSQSRYQDYLNLKAKVEVLQRTQRNFLGEDLGHLGTKELQQLENQLDMSLRQIRSTKTQVMHGQISDLLRKEQMLLEANHELRRKLEECDAAIERYSWTTKEQNQNVPNSSHHQSAQFEGVLDHSQCNNTLQIGYNPPEVTDHHELQSSTQSHSGLFVPGTWVL, from the exons ATGGGAAGAGGGAAGGTAGAGCTGAAGAGGAtcgaaaacaaaataaaccgACAGGTGACATTCGCAAAAAGACGAAATGGGTTGCTAAAGAAGGCGTACGAGCTCTCAGTTCTGTGTGAAGCTGAGGTTGCTCTTATCGTCTTCTCCACCCGCGGCAAGCTCTATGAGTTCTGCAGCGGCTCTAG CATGGAGAAGACACTTGAGAGGTATCAAAGATGCAGTTATAGTGCATTGGAAGCGAGTCAACCTGCTCAGGATTCACAG AGCAGATACCAAGATTATTTGAACCTAAAAGCAAAAGTAGAGGTCCTACAGCGCACGCAGAG AAATTTTCTTGGGGAAGATTTGGGTCATTTAGGCACCAAGGAGCTCCAGCAGCTTGAGAATCAACTCGACATGTCCTTGAGGCAAATCAGGTCAACAAAG ACCCAAGTTATGCATGGGCAGATTTCTGATCTACTGAGGAAG GAACAGATGCTGCTGGAAGCAAACCATGAACTGAGAAGGAAG CTGGAGGAATGTGACGCAGCCATTGAAAGATATTCATGGACAACTAAGGagcaaaatcaaaatgttCCAAATAGCAGCCACCACCAGTCTGCTCAATTTGAGGGAGTCCTTGATCATTCACAATGCAACAATACATTGCAGATCGG CTACAATCCTCCTGAAGTAACAGATCATCACGAGCTACAATCCTCAACGCAAAGTCATAGTGGATTATTCGTCCCTGGGACGTGGGTGCTCTGA